One Tunturibacter gelidoferens genomic region harbors:
- a CDS encoding MarR family winged helix-turn-helix transcriptional regulator, with the protein MVSLNSNGTKRQAERRRAAQMMKRILVHFRSQMDEALRPQGVTTAQLHILKTIREEPGVSGAQLARLCYVTPQSAQSMLTGLERGGWIVRNKGRENDRILAARLTAEGEELLQTAEKMVKVIEGKLWRGVAEGSIEALNGVLEQCLANLGPEDVR; encoded by the coding sequence ATGGTTTCTTTAAATTCTAACGGGACGAAGAGACAAGCTGAAAGGCGGCGAGCTGCGCAGATGATGAAGCGCATCCTGGTCCACTTCCGCAGCCAGATGGATGAGGCGCTGCGCCCCCAGGGCGTGACGACAGCTCAGTTACACATACTGAAGACGATTCGGGAGGAGCCAGGGGTGTCGGGCGCTCAGTTGGCGCGGTTGTGCTATGTGACGCCGCAGTCGGCTCAGTCAATGTTGACGGGGCTTGAGAGAGGCGGGTGGATCGTACGGAATAAAGGGCGGGAGAATGATCGGATTCTTGCGGCGCGACTGACTGCTGAGGGGGAAGAGCTGCTTCAGACGGCGGAGAAGATGGTGAAGGTGATCGAAGGGAAGTTGTGGCGGGGGGTGGCGGAAGGTTCAATTGAGGCTTTGAATGGAGTGCTGGAGCAGTGCCTTGCGAATCTTGGGCCGGAGGATGTTCGCTAG